The following coding sequences lie in one Candidatus Neptunochlamydia sp. REUL1 genomic window:
- a CDS encoding ABC transporter ATP-binding protein — translation MAKPLLQVKNLKKHFEHKGKVIRAVDGVSFDVFPQETVGLVGESGCGKTALARALMRLYEPSSGDIFFKGESILKYKGKAIKALRHDMQYIFQDPFASLNPRMTAGEIISEPLAIHDTLNSHGRQKRVQELLELVGLHPEYMSRFPHEFSGGQRQRIGIARSLALNPRFIVCDEPIAALDVSIQAQIINLLRYLQEEIGLTYLFISHDLAMVKYLSTRVAVMYLGHFMELAPSANLYENPQHPYTQGLLSAIPIPDPLIEKKHTRVLVTGEVPSPINPPKGCVFCTRCPKVKPICLQKRPPLREVAPGHSAACHLL, via the coding sequence GTGGCAAAACCCCTTCTTCAAGTAAAGAACCTAAAGAAACACTTTGAACATAAGGGAAAAGTTATACGGGCTGTTGATGGGGTCTCCTTTGATGTTTTTCCTCAAGAGACCGTTGGTCTAGTGGGAGAAAGTGGATGCGGAAAAACCGCTTTGGCAAGAGCTCTCATGCGCCTATATGAGCCCAGTAGCGGCGACATTTTTTTTAAGGGTGAAAGCATCCTTAAATATAAAGGAAAAGCGATTAAAGCACTCCGCCATGATATGCAGTATATTTTCCAAGATCCCTTTGCTTCTTTAAACCCTAGAATGACCGCTGGGGAGATTATTTCAGAGCCCCTTGCTATTCATGATACGTTAAACTCCCATGGGAGACAAAAGCGTGTCCAAGAGCTCCTTGAGCTTGTCGGACTTCATCCTGAGTATATGAGCCGTTTCCCTCATGAGTTCAGTGGAGGACAGCGGCAACGGATTGGAATCGCTCGTTCGCTCGCTCTCAATCCCCGTTTCATTGTCTGCGACGAACCTATCGCAGCCCTCGATGTTTCCATCCAAGCTCAGATCATTAATCTCCTAAGATACCTGCAAGAAGAAATAGGTCTCACATATCTTTTTATTTCACATGATCTAGCTATGGTTAAATACCTTTCAACTCGTGTTGCTGTGATGTACTTGGGACACTTTATGGAGCTTGCACCTAGTGCCAATCTCTACGAAAACCCTCAACATCCTTATACTCAAGGCCTCTTATCAGCAATCCCAATTCCCGATCCTCTCATCGAGAAAAAACATACGCGAGTTCTTGTTACTGGAGAAGTTCCCTCTCCTATTAACCCTCCAAAAGGATGTGTCTTTTGCACCCGATGTCCAAAAGTCAAACCCATCTGCCTACAAAAACGGCCACCTCTTCGAGAGGTCGCCCCTGGACACAGCGCTGCATGCCATCTATTATAA
- a CDS encoding ABC transporter ATP-binding protein, with translation MKKLLDVKNLHTSFSTLSKKVRAVRGVSFDLKEGETLGIVGESGCGKSVMAKSLTRLLPSISSHIDQGEIYYKGENLLLKRERELRKIRGKEIGMIFQDPMTSLNPTMRIDDQIIEGYALHHPLASKEEIKMRAIKLLKRVGVSDSETRLTQFPHELSGGMRQRVMIAIAMISSPKILIADEPTTALDVTIQAQILDLLKEIQKREQMSIILITHDFSIVAGFCDRVVVMYAGKIVESAPVNELFRSPKHPYTRRLLNSIPRLDFPPSRQLYSIHGSPPDLSSTIKGCAFAERCPHAMKLCHDGCPSSIEVSKEHLTACWLFDPRIQRKKV, from the coding sequence ATGAAAAAGCTCTTAGACGTAAAAAACCTTCATACCTCTTTTTCAACCCTCTCCAAAAAAGTACGCGCTGTTCGAGGAGTTAGTTTTGACCTAAAAGAAGGGGAAACTCTTGGGATCGTTGGTGAATCAGGATGTGGGAAATCAGTAATGGCAAAGAGCCTTACCCGACTTCTCCCCTCCATTTCTTCACATATCGATCAGGGAGAGATTTACTATAAAGGAGAAAACCTTCTCTTAAAACGAGAAAGAGAACTTAGAAAAATTCGGGGAAAGGAAATCGGAATGATTTTCCAGGACCCCATGACCTCTCTCAATCCCACCATGCGAATCGATGATCAGATTATAGAAGGGTACGCCCTCCATCATCCATTAGCGTCAAAAGAAGAGATAAAAATGCGTGCGATTAAACTCTTAAAAAGAGTTGGGGTTTCAGACTCAGAAACGCGCCTCACTCAATTTCCCCACGAGTTAAGCGGGGGAATGCGACAACGGGTGATGATAGCAATTGCCATGATTTCATCACCTAAAATCCTCATTGCTGATGAACCTACAACTGCACTTGACGTAACCATACAAGCACAAATTCTCGACCTTTTGAAAGAGATTCAAAAAAGAGAACAGATGAGTATCATTCTGATTACTCATGATTTTAGCATCGTTGCTGGATTTTGCGACCGTGTAGTTGTGATGTACGCAGGAAAGATTGTTGAAAGCGCCCCTGTTAATGAACTCTTTAGGTCTCCAAAACACCCTTACACTCGCCGCCTTTTAAACTCCATCCCGCGTCTCGATTTTCCCCCTTCGCGCCAGCTTTATTCCATTCATGGATCTCCTCCTGATCTCTCTTCTACAATCAAAGGGTGTGCTTTTGCAGAGAGATGTCCTCATGCAATGAAACTATGTCATGACGGCTGTCCTTCATCCATAGAAGTCTCGAAAGAGCATCTTACTGCCTGTTGGCTATTTGATCCTAGAATCCAGAGAAAGAAGGTTTAA
- a CDS encoding universal stress protein yields MAEKQSKISQIDKGSLRRVLSVGDLFAVGYGDLGSSIYYALGITTLFSLGAAPISLAIAGLVFACTALSYAELSAMLRDSGGSATFTRHAFNDLISFIAGWGLLLDFIVTIAISSFSIAPYLAFFVGGLKITSVKIGFTVCVIVILFIINYFGTKNSARMSWFLTTLTLSTQILIVIVGAIWFIHFPDLWEHLKIGIKGSSCSPSWPDFWKGTAMAMVAYTGIESMAQLGGEAKNPARTVPKAMMLAMGMLLFVYIGIAVVALSAVTPQELSTTFLEDPIAGIVSKFPYGGRVLGGWIGLLAVVTLFVASNAGLIGASRLCFNMGENYQLPRFVYKLHKKHKTPFVSLGIFAIFAIVIVLSARGKLDFLASLYNFGAMLAFFMTHLSLIFLRIRKPDAKRPFKVPFNILIGKYSIPITGVIGGLATAATWCLVVITKADGRNLGFLWIFFGLAIYYYFRKKQSIPPAGKVEIQKIKMPEFQAKKYNHILVPTRGGRETQTVQMACEIAKVHGADVTAVHVVEVPFSLPLETPLYHRTVVASSILNRAEAIGREFNVGVKLRVVHARTVDTAILELIEKEEYDLLVMGTVLSIAGASKGYGAVVERVLKSSTCPVWICCSAH; encoded by the coding sequence ATGGCAGAGAAACAGTCAAAAATCTCTCAGATCGACAAAGGTTCATTAAGAAGGGTCCTTAGTGTTGGGGATCTTTTCGCCGTTGGATATGGTGATTTAGGGTCCTCGATATATTATGCCCTTGGGATTACAACGCTTTTTTCTCTGGGTGCGGCCCCTATTAGCTTAGCAATTGCAGGGCTTGTTTTTGCTTGCACCGCGCTTTCTTATGCAGAGCTTTCTGCAATGCTAAGAGATTCTGGGGGATCGGCAACCTTTACGCGCCATGCTTTTAATGACTTGATTTCATTTATTGCCGGTTGGGGTCTTCTTCTTGATTTTATTGTAACGATTGCAATTTCTTCTTTTTCGATAGCTCCCTATCTTGCATTTTTTGTTGGGGGACTCAAAATCACCTCTGTGAAGATTGGCTTCACCGTTTGCGTGATTGTGATCCTCTTTATTATTAACTATTTTGGAACAAAAAACTCTGCTCGAATGAGCTGGTTTTTGACGACTCTCACCCTATCTACTCAGATTCTGATTGTAATTGTAGGCGCCATTTGGTTTATTCATTTTCCTGATCTTTGGGAGCATTTAAAGATTGGAATTAAGGGCTCTTCTTGCTCTCCTTCATGGCCAGATTTTTGGAAAGGGACTGCGATGGCTATGGTTGCCTATACAGGGATTGAATCAATGGCTCAGCTTGGGGGAGAGGCAAAAAACCCTGCACGCACTGTACCAAAAGCAATGATGCTTGCAATGGGGATGCTCCTTTTTGTTTATATCGGAATTGCGGTTGTTGCTCTTTCTGCTGTTACGCCGCAAGAACTCAGCACAACTTTTTTAGAAGATCCAATTGCTGGAATCGTGTCGAAGTTTCCCTACGGGGGACGCGTTCTTGGAGGGTGGATTGGGCTTTTAGCTGTGGTAACTCTCTTTGTTGCCTCGAATGCAGGGTTAATCGGGGCATCACGCTTGTGTTTCAACATGGGGGAGAATTATCAGCTGCCGCGTTTTGTTTACAAGCTTCATAAGAAACATAAAACTCCCTTTGTCTCCTTGGGGATATTTGCGATTTTTGCTATCGTTATTGTCCTATCAGCAAGAGGAAAGCTAGATTTTTTGGCAAGCCTCTATAATTTTGGGGCAATGCTTGCTTTTTTTATGACACACCTTTCTCTTATCTTCTTGCGAATAAGAAAACCGGATGCCAAGCGCCCTTTTAAGGTCCCTTTTAATATCCTAATCGGAAAATACTCTATTCCTATTACAGGAGTTATTGGAGGTCTGGCCACAGCCGCTACTTGGTGTCTTGTTGTCATTACTAAGGCTGATGGAAGAAACCTCGGATTTCTATGGATATTCTTTGGTCTTGCTATCTACTACTATTTCCGCAAAAAACAATCGATTCCTCCTGCAGGGAAAGTCGAGATCCAGAAGATTAAGATGCCTGAATTTCAGGCAAAAAAATACAACCACATCCTTGTTCCTACTCGTGGGGGACGAGAAACTCAGACGGTTCAAATGGCTTGCGAAATTGCAAAGGTTCATGGTGCCGATGTCACCGCTGTTCATGTAGTCGAAGTGCCTTTTTCCCTCCCACTTGAAACACCTCTCTACCACCGGACTGTCGTTGCTTCTTCTATTCTGAATCGTGCTGAAGCAATCGGCAGAGAGTTCAATGTTGGAGTGAAACTCCGCGTTGTCCATGCCCGCACTGTCGATACAGCTATTCTTGAACTCATTGAAAAAGAAGAGTACGATCTGCTTGTCATGGGAACTGTACTCTCAATTGCCGGTGCCTCTAAAGGGTATGGCGCAGTTGTCGAAAGGGTCCTTAAAAGCTCTACATGCCCTGTTTGGATCTGTTGTAGCGCTCACTAA